A region of Crenobacter cavernae DNA encodes the following proteins:
- the coaD gene encoding pantetheine-phosphate adenylyltransferase, which yields MKRAVYAGSFDPVTNGHLWMIREAVELFDELTVAIGVNPEKHCTFSVDERLEMLRAVTRGFSKLKVEVFENQFLVNYARSVGANYIVRGIRTASDYEYERTMRYINSDLHADITTVFLLPPREYAEVSSTMVKGLVGPAGWEGMIRHYVPEPVYRKLVALDQNN from the coding sequence TTGAAGCGAGCCGTGTATGCAGGGAGCTTCGACCCGGTCACCAACGGCCACCTGTGGATGATCCGCGAGGCAGTCGAACTGTTCGACGAATTGACGGTGGCGATCGGTGTCAACCCGGAAAAGCACTGCACCTTCAGCGTCGACGAACGGCTCGAGATGCTGCGCGCGGTCACGCGCGGTTTTTCCAAACTGAAGGTCGAGGTGTTCGAGAACCAGTTCCTGGTCAACTACGCGCGCAGCGTCGGCGCCAACTACATCGTGCGCGGCATCCGCACCGCCAGCGACTACGAGTACGAGCGCACGATGCGCTACATCAACTCCGACCTGCACGCCGACATCACCACCGTGTTCCTGCTGCCGCCGCGCGAATACGCCGAGGTGTCGTCGACCATGGTCAAGGGCCTGGTCGGCCCGGCCGGCTGGGAAGGCATGATCCGCCACTACGTGCCCGAGCCGGTGTACCGCAAGCTGGTCGCGCTCGACCAGAACAACTGA
- a CDS encoding beta-ketoacyl-ACP synthase III: MKPVVISGSGLFTPPHAVGNDALVAAFNQFVSHYNMDHAGDIASGQIEALAESSSDFIERASGIKQRYLMDKDGVLDPRRMAPNLAERGNDALSAQAEMAVAAARDALKAAGRAASEVDLIIVACSNLQRAYPAVAIEVQQALGAAGFAYDMNVACSSATFGIQNAVAAIVAGQAKLALVINPEICSAHLNFRDRDSHFIFGDAATALVLEAFDTARSANVYEVLGGKLATQFSNHIRNNFGFLNRCAPEGVGAVDKLFVQQGRKVFKEVCPMVGEHIVAHLGQLGIAPQQVKRFWLHQANLAMNELIARRVLGRDATRSEAPVILDSYANTSSAGSVIAFHLHSQDMAGGDIGVLSSFGAGYSVGSVVLKRR; this comes from the coding sequence ATGAAACCTGTCGTGATCAGCGGCAGCGGCCTGTTCACCCCGCCGCACGCAGTCGGCAACGACGCCTTGGTCGCCGCCTTCAACCAGTTTGTCTCGCACTACAACATGGATCACGCCGGCGACATCGCCAGCGGCCAGATCGAGGCGTTGGCCGAGTCGAGCAGCGACTTCATCGAGCGCGCTTCAGGCATCAAGCAGCGCTACCTGATGGACAAGGACGGCGTGCTCGATCCGCGGCGCATGGCGCCGAACCTGGCCGAGCGCGGCAACGACGCCTTGTCGGCACAGGCCGAGATGGCGGTGGCCGCGGCGCGCGACGCATTGAAAGCTGCCGGTCGCGCCGCGAGCGAAGTCGACCTGATCATCGTCGCCTGCTCGAACCTGCAGCGCGCCTACCCGGCGGTGGCGATCGAAGTGCAGCAGGCGCTCGGCGCCGCGGGCTTCGCCTACGACATGAACGTCGCGTGCTCGTCGGCGACCTTCGGCATCCAGAACGCGGTGGCGGCGATCGTCGCCGGCCAGGCGAAACTCGCGCTGGTGATCAACCCGGAGATTTGCTCGGCCCACCTCAACTTCCGCGACAGGGACAGCCACTTCATCTTCGGCGACGCGGCGACCGCGCTGGTGCTCGAGGCGTTTGATACCGCACGCTCGGCCAACGTCTACGAGGTCCTCGGCGGCAAACTCGCGACGCAGTTCTCTAACCATATCCGCAACAACTTCGGCTTCCTGAATCGCTGCGCGCCCGAGGGCGTCGGCGCCGTCGACAAGCTGTTCGTGCAGCAGGGGCGCAAGGTATTCAAGGAGGTCTGCCCGATGGTCGGCGAACATATCGTCGCCCACCTCGGCCAACTCGGCATCGCCCCGCAGCAGGTCAAGCGTTTCTGGCTGCACCAGGCCAACCTGGCGATGAACGAGCTGATCGCGCGCCGCGTGCTCGGCCGCGACGCGACGCGGAGCGAGGCGCCGGTCATCCTCGATTCGTACGCCAACACCAGCTCGGCCGGTTCGGTGATCGCCTTTCACCTTCACAGCCAGGACATGGCCGGGGGCGACATCGGCGTGCTGTCGTCGTTCGGCGCCGGCTATTCGGTCGGCAGCGTCGTCCTGAAAAGACGCTGA
- the iscR gene encoding Fe-S cluster assembly transcriptional regulator IscR, whose amino-acid sequence MRLTTKGRFAVTAMLDLALREAGGPVTLAGISERQGISLSYLEQLFGKLRRAQLVDSVRGPGGGYTLAKVSADISVADIIVAVDEPVDATQCGGRENCHDNHRCMTHDLWTNLNTTIFDYLSQVTLAGLIDQQRTKETNVLQDKREAGAHRRACAESVTGAA is encoded by the coding sequence ATGCGCCTCACCACCAAAGGCCGGTTCGCGGTCACCGCCATGCTGGATCTCGCGCTGCGCGAAGCGGGCGGTCCGGTGACGCTGGCGGGTATCAGCGAACGCCAGGGCATCTCGCTCTCCTACCTGGAGCAGCTGTTCGGCAAACTGCGCCGTGCGCAGCTGGTGGACAGCGTGCGCGGTCCAGGCGGCGGTTACACGCTCGCCAAGGTCTCGGCGGACATCTCGGTGGCCGATATCATCGTCGCGGTCGACGAACCGGTCGACGCCACGCAGTGCGGCGGTCGCGAGAACTGTCACGACAACCACCGCTGCATGACCCACGACCTGTGGACCAACCTGAACACCACCATTTTCGATTACCTCTCCCAGGTCACGCTGGCCGGTCTCATCGACCAGCAGCGGACCAAGGAGACGAACGTTTTGCAGGATAAACGCGAGGCCGGCGCTCATCGCCGCGCCTGTGCCGAGTCCGTCACCGGCGCGGCCTGA